From Anopheles bellator unplaced genomic scaffold, idAnoBellAS_SP24_06.2 scaffold01346_ctg1, whole genome shotgun sequence, one genomic window encodes:
- the LOC131214566 gene encoding glutamyl-tRNA(Gln) amidotransferase subunit C, mitochondrial-like produces YPTNVPQEPPVTTSNTAPDTGACYKITSTINRETVQLLQRLSLVDLDTEEALRTLHDSITFASRILPINTDGVEPLVSVLEKEQLSLREDIIDDGNQQEHVLRNASITEEEYFIAPPGNIPLEWQPNRNEP; encoded by the exons TATCCGACGAATGTGCCACAAGAACCGCCCGTGACAACAAGCAACACCGCACCAGACACAGGAGCTTGCTACAAAATAACATCAACAATCAACAGAGAAACGGTACAACTATTGCAGAGACTCTCTCTAGTTGATCTCGACACCGA GGAAGCCCTACGAACTCTCCACGATTCCATTACGTTCGCCTCACGCATTTTGCCCATCAACACAGACGGCGTTGAACCGCTGGTGTCGGTGCTAGAAAAGGAACAATTAAGCCTTCGTGAAGACATAATTGACGATGGCAATCAGCAAGAACACGTGCTACGAAATGCGTCCATTACGGAAGAAGAATACTTCATTGCTCCACCAGGCAATATCCCACTAGAATGGCAACCAAACAGAAACGAGCCGT